TGTTTTGGTGCAGATGCAGATGGATGATGACAGTTGGAATGTGGTGCGTAATACGCCTGGTATAACTGGCTTTGTTGGCAGCGGGAACAAACCAACACCTCTGACTGAAGAGGAGGTCAATGCTATCCTTCAGAAGGCTGGAGGCGCACCCCAGGTTAAAGTGGGCTTCAGGAAGGGAGAGAGTGTTCGTGTGGTTGATGGTCCTTTTACTGACTTCGTTGGGGTGGTTGATGAAATAAGTGTGGCGAAGGGGAAGGTAAAAGTGATGCTGACTCTTTTCGGGCGAGAGACATCTGTGGAACTTGACTTTTTACAGGTGCAGAGGTTATAGATGGCAAAAAAGGTTAAGGCTATTATTAAACTTCAGATTGAAGCAGGTAAAGCTACCCCAGCGCCTCCAGTTGGTCCGGCGTTAGGGCAGCATGGAGTCAATATTATGGCTTTCTGCAAGGATTATAACGAGCAGACTAGCTCCCAGGCAGGGTCTATTGTTCCGGTGGAGATAACTGTATATGAAGACAGGTCATTCATTTTCATCACTAAAACACCGCCGGCATCTGACCTGCTAAAAAAAGCCTTAAGTATTGAGAAAGGTAGCAGCACTACGGGCCAGCAAAATGTGGGCACATTGTCTCGCGAAAAGGTCTATGAGATTGCCCGAATTAAGATGAAGGACTTAAATGCGGTAGACGTTGAAGGAGCAGCGCGGATTATTGAAGGCACCGCTCGCAGCATGGGAATTGACGTGGAG
The Chloroflexota bacterium genome window above contains:
- the rplK gene encoding 50S ribosomal protein L11, with amino-acid sequence MAKKVKAIIKLQIEAGKATPAPPVGPALGQHGVNIMAFCKDYNEQTSSQAGSIVPVEITVYEDRSFIFITKTPPASDLLKKALSIEKGSSTTGQQNVGTLSREKVYEIARIKMKDLNAVDVEGAARIIEGTARSMGIDVE
- the nusG gene encoding transcription termination/antitermination protein NusG: MKNGDKRWYIVHTYSGYEDRVQKALEQRIKFMDAEDKIFKIKIPIEEEIEIRSGQRRTVTKKVFPGYVLVQMQMDDDSWNVVRNTPGITGFVGSGNKPTPLTEEEVNAILQKAGGAPQVKVGFRKGESVRVVDGPFTDFVGVVDEISVAKGKVKVMLTLFGRETSVELDFLQVQRL